One genomic window of Bactrocera dorsalis isolate Fly_Bdor chromosome 4, ASM2337382v1, whole genome shotgun sequence includes the following:
- the LOC125778206 gene encoding putative nuclease HARBI1 — MDCVLLWEETEKNERVERKMIRDKSNVMSLSEKSFVQNFRLSKESFKYVLDSISGELKTPRRSTGIPEIVKLAATLKFLAQGGYQQQIGQDHHTGLAQQTVSRCMFEVCKAIEKVLCPKHITFGMTSEEKNEAKRAFYSVSGIPGVIGVVDGTHIQMIRPAVNEHLYFNRKLKHSINAMVICDHKMMIKAVNGRFAGACHDSHVWNLSSERQYLQTNYMNGERGIRILGDSGYPLEPWLLTPYRNAPENSAESYYNYKFSKARSFIERVFGVLKARFRCLLAARELHYAPEKVVQILNVCCALHNICTLFNVESPANIAIEVEEVDASYTETIGNANETNIAKRLRDQIKNSMTT; from the exons ATGGATTGCGTTTTGTTATGGGAGGAAACCGAAAAAAATGAACGAGTGGAGCGGAAAATGATTAGGGACAAGTCCAATGTGATGAGTCTTAGTGAAAAAAG TTTCGTGCAAAACTTTCGCCTAAGCAAGGAATCGTTCAAATATGTGTTGGATAGCATAAGTGGTGAGCTAAAAACTCCACGCAGGTCCACAGGAATACCCGAAATTGTGAAATTAGCggcaactttaaaatttttggcgcAGGGAGGGTATCAACAGCAAATTGGACAAGATCATCATACAGGACTAGCTCAACAAACTGTTTCGCGTTGTATGTTTGAAGTTTGCAAAGCGATTGAAAAAGTGCTGTGTCCAAAACATATAACTTTTGGAATGACATCAGAGGAGAAAAATGAAGCGAAACGAGCTTTTTACTCAGTGTCAGGAATTCCAGGAGTAATTGGAGTGGTGGATGGTACTCACATCCAAATGATACGACCGGCCGTAAATGaacatttatatttcaatagGAAATTAAAACATAGTATAAACGCTATGGTG ATATGTGATCATAAGATGATGATCAAAGCCGTTAACGGTCGGTTTGCTGGGGCGTGTCATGATTCACATGTGTGGAATTTATCAAGCGAACGCCAATATTTACAAACCAACTATATGAATGGAGAAAGAGGAATTCGCATTCTTG gcGACTCTGGATATCCGCTTGAGCCATGGCTTTTAACCCCATATAGAAATGCTCCTGAAAACTCTGCCGAGAGTTATTACAACTACAAGTTTTCAAAAGCCAGATCCTTTATAGAACGAGTATTTGGAGTGTTAAAAGCGCGGTTCCGATGCCTTTTAGCTGCTAGAGAACTACATTATGCCCCAGAAAAAGTGGTGCAAATTTTGAACGTATGTTGTGCTCTTCATAATATTTGCACTCTTTTTAATGTGGAATCACCTGCCAATATAGCAATAGaagttgaagaagtcgatgCTAGTTATACTGAAACCATAGGAAATGCGAATGAAACCAATATTGCTAAACGTTTAAgggatcaaataaaaaacagtatGACTACTTAA
- the LOC125778211 gene encoding uncharacterized protein LOC125778211 has translation MEHSKNKQTNPTQFEILINFMNTHSELSKGQLKTVDAKNAANNLWKELVCDLNAAGPPTRDVLKWKKVWSDYKTHLKAKMRRNKVSISGTGGGPPSHCSLTPLEEQVSELLAMEISVSGISGTSEFGAAQLTQPSGSDITTDEFRQNEPTPVDEMPHCSRQRVAPQKKDSLLNKQVDNQIAYHKGSLKVLSEINENLKVISKCMKKKT, from the exons at ggaacattcaaaaaataaacagaCAAACCCAACACAgttcgaaattttaataaattttatgaatacaCATTCGGAACTTTCCAAAGGACAACTTAAAACTGTGGACgcgaaaaatgcagcaaataattTGTGGAAAGAGTTGGTATGTGACCTTAATGCTGCGGGGCCACCAACGCGCGATgttttaaaatggaaaaag gTTTGGTCGGATTATAAAAcccatttaaaagcaaaaatgcggCGGAACAAAGTAAGCATTTCTGGAACTGGTGGTGGTCCTCCAAGTCATTGCTCCTTAACACCGTTGGAGGAGCAGGTTAGTGAACTTCTGGCAATGGAAATATCCGTCAGTGGAATAAGCGGCACCTCAGAATTTGGTGCAGCACAATTAACACAACCAAGTGGGTCAGACATCACAACCGACGAATTCCGACAGAATGAACCAACGCCAGTGGATGAAATGCCACATTGTTCACGACAAAGAGTCGCTCCGCAAAAGAAAGATAGCCTTTTAAATAAGCAGGTGGATAACCAAATCGCTTATCACAAAGGTTCATTAAAAGTGTTATccgaaattaatgaaaatctaaaggtaatttcaaaatgtatgaaaaaaaaaacataa